Proteins encoded together in one Oreochromis aureus strain Israel breed Guangdong linkage group 23, ZZ_aureus, whole genome shotgun sequence window:
- the LOC120436027 gene encoding predicted GPI-anchored protein 58: protein MPRVPHRGSKKTAATLPTAQPGPAAPQAAAAPASALASQATAAPVAVAPPPPPPRATQPTAPMASLTSLSVQTQHPSPVPQGIAITVSDPESGATAQKENEPATSATAPEYATAVQTESQTAADPASKTITADQASQTTTADQASQTTTAADPASQTTTAADPSSQTTAPNATTTQASAPQITAQQSTAQTMEATVPLVTPAPATATQASPAPPPASPSQRYTEPVAEKYIMDAWAGKSPHVLLSKIGAYKLFYWDIQQIGPDMELESESINAYLAIMVRQCNRHNSAKAAFIDSFSMTAI from the exons ATGCCAAGAGTACCACACCGGGgttcaaagaaaacagcagccaCATTACCAACAGCACAACCAGGTCCAGCAGCACCAcaagctgcagcagcaccagcaTCTGCTCTAGCTTCACAGGCTACAGCAGCACCAGTGGCGgtagcaccaccaccacctcctcctagAGCTACACAGCCTACAGCACCAATGGCATCACTTACATCACTATCAGTTCAAACACAACATCCATCTCCAGTTCCACAAGGTATAGCAATAACGGTATCAGATCCAGAGTCAGGAGCAACAGCACAGAAAGAGAACGAACCAGCCACAAGTGCTACAGCACCAGAATATGCTACAGCTGTACAAACCGAATCCCAAACAGCAGCAGACCCAGCCTCAAAGACCATAACAGCAGACCAGGCCTCACAAACCACAACGGCAGACCAGGCCTCACAAACCACAACGGCAGCAGACCCAGCATCACagaccacaacagcagcagaccCATCCTCACAGACCACAGCTCCAAATGCTACAACCACACAAGCCTCAGCTCCACAGATTACAGCCCAGCAATCTACAGCACAAACCATGGAAGCAACAGTTCCACTTGTGACACCAGCCCCAGCAACAGCCACACAAGCTAGCCCTGCACCACCTCCAGCATCACCATCTCAGAGATACACTGAACCTGTTGCagagaaat ATATAATGGATGCCTGGGCTGGAAAGAGTCCTCACGTTCTACTCTCCAAAATTGGTGCTTACAAATTATTCTACTGGGATATCCAACAAATTGGTCCGGACATGGAGTTGGAAAGTGAG TCTATTAATGCATATCTTGCGATCATGGTGAGACAATGCAATCGCCATAATTCAGCCAAAGCAGCATTCATTGATTCATTTTCAATGACTGCCATTTAG
- the LOC116309327 gene encoding tumor necrosis factor receptor superfamily member 14-like: MGSLKRTKSMERIDHFHRGPGAAITERCSPAVHSTPSSQISGTRFGKPVNPATFLVILIILMKVSSGLTCHPAEYQIGNECCPKCLAGSRVKTHCNEYRSTSCLPCMDGTFTDQPNGLERCSPCTTCHSALGLRVKKQCIATSDTLCKPLEGFYCVHHTGHSCERAQEHKRCKPGQYISQNGTASTDTECSDCSSGTFSDGTFHSCQPHTQCYSLNLQQITAGTSAADAQCGEGSVNVPAAVGAAVIILIVIIGGGGLLYWHLKKRAPSNRPPIKEEGRDEEHLPMA, from the exons ATGGGATCCTTAAAGCGCACCAAGTCAATGGAAAGAATTGACCATTTTCACAGAGGACCAGGTGCTGCTATCACAGAGAG GTGTAGTCCAGCTGTTCACTCCACTCCATCGTCTCAAATCTCAGGGACACGTTTCGGAAAACCTGTGAATCCTGCAACATTTCTG gtAATTCTGATAATTCTGATGAAAGTCTCCAGTGGTCTCACATGTCATCCTGCAGAGTATCAGATAGGAAATGAATGCTGTCCGAAGTGTCTTGCAG GGAGTCGAGTGAAAACTCACTGTAATGAGTATAGAAGTACGTCATGTCTGCCATGCATGGATGGAACCTTCACTGATCAACCTAATGGACTAGAACGATGTTCTCCCTGTACCACCTGTCACTCAG CTCTTGGTCTTAGGGTAAAGAAGCAGTGTATAGCAACATCAGATACACTCTGTAAACCACTGGAGGGATTCTACTGTGTCCACCATACTGGACACAGCTGTGAGAGAGCACAGGAACACAAACGCTGTAAACCAGGACAGTACATCAGTCAGAACG GAACAGCCTCCACAGACACCGAGTGCTCTGACTGCAGCagtggaacattttcagatggaACATTTCACTCCTGTcagccacacacaca ATGTTACTCACTCAACCTTCAGCAGATAACAGCAGGAACATCTGCAGCTGATGCTCAGTGTGGAGAAGGCAGTGTTAATGTCCCAGCAgctgttggtgcagctgttataattttaattgtaattattGGAGGAGGAGGATTATTATATTGGCACTTAAAAAAGAGGGCTCCGTCTAACAG ACCACCAATCAAAGAAGAAG gcCGAGATGAGGAACATTTACCGATGGCATAA